The following coding sequences are from one Capsicum annuum cultivar UCD-10X-F1 chromosome 3, UCD10Xv1.1, whole genome shotgun sequence window:
- the LOC107863623 gene encoding heterogeneous nuclear ribonucleoprotein 1, producing the protein MMETDLGKLFIGGISWDTDEERLKEYFTSYGEVVEAVIMRDRNTGRARGFGFVVFANPAVAEGVVNNKHIIDGRTVEAKKAVPRDDQQIINRNNSSIQGSPGLGRTKKIFVGGLASTVTESDFKTYFDQFGTITDVVVMYDHNTQRPRGFGFITYESEDAVDRVLYKTFHNLNGKMIEVKRAVPKELSPGPNRSPFTGYNYGLGRINNFLNNYAQGYSLGSVGTYGVRMDGRFSPVASGRTSFSQLTSPTYGMGVNLDPALSPTFAGASNFSKSLGYGRVLNPYVTGNSSRYTTPIGYNTGSSKGDSLLSSPTRNVWGNGGLNSSPVPGSSGSFLGSGTGSYGVFGNNGASWGSSPVSTPFGSASGYGGRNVGFRSGGNSYGPGSGGLARSNAAGAVANSFAVSSGAYEGSYGDVYRSGSTYGDPTWQAVSSDMDGSNTFGYGPENPADDSARDSENYIGNYSIANRQSNRGIAA; encoded by the exons ATGATGGAGACAGATCTCGGTAAGCTATTTATAGGTGGGATATCTTGGGACACAGATGAGGAGCGTCTTAAAGAATATTTTACTTCATATGGAGAAGTGGTTGAAGCTGTGATCATGAGAGATCGGAATACTGGTCGTGCTcgtggttttggttttgttgtTTTTGCTAATCCTGCTGTTGCTGAAGGAGTCGTTAACAACAAGCACATCATCGATGGCAGAacg GTTGAGGCAAAGAAGGCTGTCCCTAGGGATGACCAACAGATAATAAATAGAAACAACAGCAGCATTCAAGGATCACCTGGTCTTGGACGCACCAAAAAGATATTTGTAGGAGGTTTAGCATCTACGGTTACTGAGAGCGACTTCAAGACATACTTTGATCAGTTTGGTACAATTACAGATGTTGTAGTGATGTATGACCACAACACTCAGAGGCCAAGAGGCTTTGGATTTATTACTTATGAGTCAGAGGATGCTGTGGATAGGGTATTGTATAAGACCTTTCACAATCTAAATGGTAAAATGATTGAGGTCAAGCGGGCCGTTCCGAAAGAGCTGTCTCCGGGGCCCAACCGAAGCCCTTTCACAGGATACAACTATGGACTTGGTAGAATAAATAACTTTCTCAACAACTATGCGCAAGGGTATAGTTTAGGTTCGGTTGGAACATATGGGGTCAGGATGGATGGTAGATTTAGTCCAGTTGCCAGTGGACGTACAAGTTTCTCTCAGTTAACTTCTCCCACTTATGGAATGGGTGTCAATTTGGATCCAGCTTTGAGCCCCACCTTTGCAGGAGCTTCCAATTTTAGCAAGAGTCTTGGTTATGGGCGTGTTCTTAACCCTTATGTCACTGGTAACTCAAGCAGATACACTACGCCCATTGGATATAACACAGGCAGCAGTAAAGGTGATTCTTTGCTTAGCTCACCAACAAGGAATGTATGGGGAAATGGTGGTCTTAACAGTTCTCCAGTTCCTGGTAGCTCCGGTTCATTTTTGGGCTCTGGAACTGGTAGTTATGGGGTCTTTGGGAATAATGGTGCCAGTTGGGGCTCGTCGCCTGTTTCTACTCCATTTGGTAGTGCTTCTGGATATGGTGGTCGGAATGTTGGTTTCAGGAGTGGTGGAAACAGTTATGGGCCGGGATCTGGAGGACTTGCAAGAAGCAATGCAGCAGGTGCTGTCGCAAATTCATTTGCTGTGTCAAGTGGTGCGTATGAGGGGTCTTATGGAGATGTATATCGCAGTGGCTCAACATATGGTGATCCAACTTGGCAAGCTGTGTCTTCTGATATGGATGGCTCTAATACATTTGGATATGGACCCGAAAATCCAGCAGACGATTCAGCTAGAGACTCCGAGAATTATATTGGAAATTATAGTATTGCAAATAGACAATCAAATAGAG GAATTGCAGCGTAG